TGCATCGTCTCTAGTATTTGAAAGTGTGCAACAGAAGAAACACGCAACGGCAAACCGCGCGAAAGGCGAACTGTTCTACGGTCGCCGTGGCACTCTCACCCACTTTGCTCTGCAAGATGCAATGTGTGAGCTAGAAGGTGGCGCGGGCTGTTACCTATACCCATGTGGTGCAGCTGCTGTGTCTAACTCGATTCTGGCGTTCGTTGAGTCTGGTGACCACGTTCTAATGACTGGTGCCGCGTACGAACCGACCCAAGATTTCTGTAACATCGTACTCAAAGACATGGGCGTTTCAACCACTTACTACGATCCAAGTGTGGGCGAAAAAATTGCCGAGCTAGTGCAAGACAATACCAAAGTGGTTTTCCTTGAGTCACCAAGCTCAATCACGATGGAAGTGCAAGACATCCCAGGGATTGTTAAAGCGATTCGTGCCATCAATGAAGAGATCATCATCATGATCGATAACACTTGGGCTGCGGGTATCCTATTCCCTGCGCTTGAGTACGGCATCGATATCTCTATTCAAGCGGGTACTAAGTATATCATCGGTCACTCAGACGCGATGCTAGGTACTGCTGTAAGTAACGAACGTTGCTGGGATCGCCTAAGAGAACGCTCTTACCTAATGGGTCAAATGGTCGATGCAGATACCGCTTACGTTGCCTCTCGCGGTCTACGCACGATGGGTATTCGCCTTGCTCAACATGAGAAAGCAAGTATCGAAGTGGCTCGTTGGCTAGCAGATCGCCCAGAAGTCGCTGTGGTTAACCACCCAGCACTACCAAGCTGTAAAGGCCATGAGTTCTACGTGCGAGACTTCAAAGGCTGTAATGGTCTATTTAGCTTCGTACTCAACAAAAAGCTATCGCAAGAAGAGCTAGAGCTGTACTTAGATAACTTCGCACACTTCTCTATGGCTTACTCATGGGGCGGTTATGAATCATTGATCCTAGCCAACCAACCAGAAGAGCTGAATGCCATTCGCCCAGCGAACCCAGTAGATTTTGAAGGTACGTTGATTCGTATCCACGTTGGCCTAGAAAATGTGGGTGATCTGATCGAAGATCTAGAAGCAGGTTTTAACCGCATTTACAAATAAACAATTCATAACGAAATTATATCTGTTATCAAGCCTCGAATGACCTCGAGGCTTTTTGTTTTCTTTCAATAACTAAATTGAAAGAAAACTCTACTGACTTCAATTGTTGACTATCCACCAGACGAAAGTCCTAAACAAAACATGTTATATTTAGAGGCAGTGATTCATCAGTTGTTATTGTATTTTTCTCTATGGAAATCAAGCTTCATTCAAACGCAGCGACCACACCAAAAATTCGCAAATACATAAAAAACTCAGATAAGTCAGATACCGAGTTAGCCTACGAACTAAGTATCTCTATTGATACTGTGAAGAAGTGGCGTGCCCGTGAAGATATTTATGACAAATCACATCGACCAAAAGTCATTCATCGCCGTTTAACCCCAGAACAAGAATGGCTGATTATTTATCTTCGCCATCGCTTGTGCTTGTCGTTGGATGAACTGCTTGAAGTCGCACAACTGCTGATCAACAAAGCCTTATCTCGCGCTGTCCTCAATCGTTGCCTGAAAAAATATCAGGTACCACGGATGAACAAGCCCGCACTATCACAAAGCGGAGCTGTTGTTGTTGATATGATCAAGTTACCAAATGGACTGGCACAAAAGTCACCCTATTTATTGGTGCTCACAGAACAGTACTCTGGCTTTATCAGTTTCGCATTAGTGCAATCTCTGGAAGATTCAACAGCGATCTCTGGGCTAAATGAATTTGCAAAACATGCTCTACCATACCAAATACAATCCATGATTTTACCTGAGCAAGCCTTTGTTATTCAGTGGGCAGAGAGTATGGGAATAGCGTGGACTGCACACAATGCCTCGACACGCTTTGAGCTCACCACCGAACAACCCGTGAATTTTGATCAAGGCTATGAACATTTTCTCGATGGTGAACAATTTGACCAACGATTGGGCTTACCTTCTGTTTTGCTTTGCTATGAAGATTTACTCAATAAAAGAGTCATGCGCAACCGCCTAAAAAATCTGACGCCAAGTGGTTATTGGAAAAACAAAATGGGGAGCTAAGGCTCCCCATTTTGTGACTAAATAATACAAACCGATTAGAGATCAAGCTTGAGTGACTTTGCGTAAATCAATGATCTCTTCAGCCATATCCATCAGTAGTACCGCATTCATCAAGTGATCTTGTGCATGTACCATAACGATATGAACAGGGAGCTTTCCTTCACCTTCATCAAACTCAATCAATTGGGTTTGAATATGATGAGCCTCTTTCAACGCTGATTTAGCCCCTTGCATCAGTTCTTCAGCATTGGTGAAATTACCCTGACGAGCCTCACGCATCGCATTCATCAACATACTACGGCATTGACCAGCTTGAACGATCAACGACATTACCCATTCTTCATATTGCTCTTTATCCATCATGCTACCTGCGCCATAAGAGACATTGCTTGAGCAAGGATTTTTTTGCCATCTGTCATGCCGTAATCCATCATATTGATCAGGGCAATCGGACGCTGATGGCTATTCGCTACCGCTTGGAAATCAGCGAG
Above is a window of Vibrio taketomensis DNA encoding:
- a CDS encoding helix-turn-helix domain-containing protein; its protein translation is MEIKLHSNAATTPKIRKYIKNSDKSDTELAYELSISIDTVKKWRAREDIYDKSHRPKVIHRRLTPEQEWLIIYLRHRLCLSLDELLEVAQLLINKALSRAVLNRCLKKYQVPRMNKPALSQSGAVVVDMIKLPNGLAQKSPYLLVLTEQYSGFISFALVQSLEDSTAISGLNEFAKHALPYQIQSMILPEQAFVIQWAESMGIAWTAHNASTRFELTTEQPVNFDQGYEHFLDGEQFDQRLGLPSVLLCYEDLLNKRVMRNRLKNLTPSGYWKNKMGS
- the metC gene encoding cystathionine beta-lyase, giving the protein MTSKNMETKLVTAGRKPRFLQGSVNPVIQRASSLVFESVQQKKHATANRAKGELFYGRRGTLTHFALQDAMCELEGGAGCYLYPCGAAAVSNSILAFVESGDHVLMTGAAYEPTQDFCNIVLKDMGVSTTYYDPSVGEKIAELVQDNTKVVFLESPSSITMEVQDIPGIVKAIRAINEEIIIMIDNTWAAGILFPALEYGIDISIQAGTKYIIGHSDAMLGTAVSNERCWDRLRERSYLMGQMVDADTAYVASRGLRTMGIRLAQHEKASIEVARWLADRPEVAVVNHPALPSCKGHEFYVRDFKGCNGLFSFVLNKKLSQEELELYLDNFAHFSMAYSWGGYESLILANQPEELNAIRPANPVDFEGTLIRIHVGLENVGDLIEDLEAGFNRIYK
- a CDS encoding PTS lactose/cellobiose transporter subunit IIA, which produces MDKEQYEEWVMSLIVQAGQCRSMLMNAMREARQGNFTNAEELMQGAKSALKEAHHIQTQLIEFDEGEGKLPVHIVMVHAQDHLMNAVLLMDMAEEIIDLRKVTQA